In the Mastacembelus armatus chromosome 2, fMasArm1.2, whole genome shotgun sequence genome, one interval contains:
- the ndfip2 gene encoding NEDD4 family-interacting protein 2 yields the protein MDPSRYQVLHNEDDSSEASTSEQQPCTSATAQACASSHSQAQAPVSAPEEVSRCQGESDTPPPPYASIDLGATAATPEMSFRGDFPVPPPYSVATSLPTYDEAEKAKAAAMATSTVDVMPRDEEFPPRDDFSDADQLRVGNDGIFMLAFFMAFLFNWIGFCLSFCLTNTIAGRYGAICGFGLSLIKWILIVRFSDYFTGYFNGQYWLWWIFLLLGLLLFFRGFVNYLKVRNMSENMATSHRTRLFFLY from the exons ATGGACCCAAGCCGATACCAAGTG TTGCACAATGAGGACGACTCTTCAGAGGCCTCCACCAGCGAGCAGCAGCCATGCACTTCTGCCACAGCCCAGGCCTGTGCATCCAGCCATTCCCAGGCTCAGGCCCCTGTCTCAGCACCAGAGGAGGTATCAAGATGTCAGGGGGAGTCAGATACACCTCCACCTCCTTATGCCTCCATTGACCTCGGAGCAACTGCTGCTACACCAG AGATGAGTTTCCGAGGTGACTTCCCAGTGCCTCCGCCCTACAGTGTCGCCACCTCCCTGCCCACATATGATGAGGCAGAGAAGGCCAAAGCAGCTGCCATGGCCACCTCCACTGTGGACGTGATGCCACGA GATGAAGAATTCCCCCCCAGAGATGATTTCAGTGACGCTGATCAGCTGCGAGTTGGGAACGATGGGATCTTCATGTTGGCCTTTTTCA TGGCCTTCCTGTTCAACTGGATCGGGTTCTGCCTGTCCTTCTGTTTGACCAACACAATTGCAGGACGCTACGGTGCCATCTGCGGCTTTGGCCTGTCCCTCATTAAATGGATTCTCATTGTTAGG TTCTCTGACTACTTCACTGGCTACTTTAATGGTCAGTACTGGCTCTGGTGGATCTTCCTGTTGCTTG GTCTCCTGCTGTTCTTCAGGGGCTTTGTTAACTATCTAAAAGTCCGCAACATGTCAGAGAACATGGCCACCTCTCACAGAACACGCCTCTTCTTTCTCTACTAA
- the LOC113127400 gene encoding protein unc-80 homolog: MLLNLLIPFVLTVGSGSKDSPHLEQPEIFLLLQTVINILLPPRIISTSRTKNFMLDASPAHCSTPGDTGKDLHREGLAESTSQAAYLALKVVLVCYERSLGNQWYRLSLQVKEMALQKVGGLAFWDFIDFIVGTRIPVFVLLRPFIQCKLLTQPADSRHHIADQLERRFIPRPPCKSSLFAEFNNELKILKEAVHSGSGWPACRANQASRTS, translated from the exons ATGCTGCTCAACCTGCTCATTCCCTTTGTATTGACAGTGGGGTCTGGAAGCAAAG acagCCCCCACCTGGAGCAGCCCGagatcttcctgctgctgcagacagtcATCAATATCCTTTTGCCTCCTCGGATCATCTCCACCTCTCGCACCAAAAACTTCATGCTGGATGCTTCCCCAGCTCACTGCTCCACCCCCGGCGACACAGGGAAGGATCTGCACAGAGAAGGTTTAGCCGAGTCCACCAGTCAGGCTGCATATCTGG CTCTGAAGGTGGTGCTGGTTTGCTACGAGCGTTCGTTAGGGAACCAGTGGTACCGCTTAAGCCTGCAGGTAAAAGAGATGGCTCTGCAGAAGGTGGGCGGCCTGGCCTTCTGGGACTTCATTGACTTCATTGTCGGAACCCGCATCCCTGTCTTTGTCCTGCTGAGACCATTCATACAGTGCAAG TTGTTGACCCAGCCTGCCGACTCCCGTCACCACATCGCCGACCAGCTGGAGCGACGTTTCATCCCACGGCCTCCCTGCAAGAGCTCCCTGTTTGCAGAGTTCAACAATGAACTGAAGATCCTCAAGGAGGCTGTGCACAGCGGCTCTG GGTGGCCAGCGTGCAGAGCGAACCAGGCCAGCAGAACCTCCTGA